Proteins encoded together in one Gemmatimonadota bacterium DH-78 window:
- the selD gene encoding selenide, water dikinase SelD, with translation MAELAQVLRPLIPSSDPQTLVDASTGDDAAVYLLDGGSDADRRAVVVSVDFFTPMVDDARDFGRIAATNALSDLYAMGARPLFALNLLGFPRKLLDSGLAEQMVAGAAEVAANAGIPILGGHSIDDPEPKFGMVVIGEAAPDRLVTNAGAQAGDRLVLTKPLGVGVITTALKNDATDAETIAGAVRSMTTLNDAACAAMLAVGVHAATDVTGFGLLGHLRSMMRASGTGAVLRASAVPLLAGARELALAGQMPGGSKRNLADLADELDWSAEIDPVTRLLLCDAQTSGGLLIAVEGEKLDLLLAELRHRGVEGAVIGTVRDDHHPGRIAVV, from the coding sequence ATGGCCGAGCTGGCGCAGGTTCTGCGTCCCCTGATTCCGAGCAGCGACCCGCAGACCCTCGTGGATGCCTCCACGGGGGACGACGCCGCCGTGTATCTGCTCGACGGGGGTTCCGACGCCGACCGACGCGCCGTCGTGGTGAGTGTGGACTTCTTCACTCCCATGGTGGACGACGCCCGCGACTTCGGGCGGATCGCCGCCACGAACGCCCTCTCGGACCTGTACGCGATGGGGGCCCGGCCCCTCTTTGCCCTCAATCTGCTGGGCTTTCCCCGCAAGCTTCTCGACTCCGGGCTGGCCGAGCAGATGGTGGCCGGGGCCGCCGAGGTGGCGGCGAACGCCGGCATTCCGATTCTGGGCGGGCACTCGATCGACGACCCCGAGCCGAAGTTCGGGATGGTGGTGATCGGCGAGGCCGCGCCCGATCGCCTCGTCACCAACGCGGGGGCGCAGGCGGGAGATCGTCTGGTACTCACGAAGCCGCTGGGGGTGGGGGTGATCACCACGGCGCTCAAGAACGACGCCACCGACGCCGAGACGATCGCGGGCGCGGTGCGGTCGATGACGACCCTCAACGACGCGGCCTGTGCGGCCATGCTGGCGGTCGGGGTGCACGCCGCCACCGACGTGACCGGCTTCGGATTGCTCGGCCACCTGCGGAGCATGATGCGCGCGTCGGGCACCGGAGCCGTGCTGCGGGCCTCTGCGGTGCCGCTGCTCGCCGGTGCCCGGGAGCTCGCCCTGGCCGGACAGATGCCCGGGGGGTCGAAGCGCAATCTGGCGGATCTCGCCGACGAGCTGGACTGGTCGGCCGAGATCGATCCCGTTACCCGGCTCCTGCTCTGCGATGCGCAGACTTCCGGGGGACTCCTGATCGCCGTCGAAGGCGAGAAGCTCGACCTGCTGCTCGCAGAGCTGCGCCACCGCGGGGTGGAGGGTGCGGTGATCGGCACCGTTCGCGACGATCACCACCCCGGCCGCATCGCGGTCGTCTGA
- a CDS encoding PadR family transcriptional regulator, which yields MGDAREYLGEFEQVVMLALGRLPDGGYGAEIHGEILDATGRDVSIPSVYVTLKRLERKAYVSSRTVRPEGGGRAVRVYTLASSGLEALHRSRDLFERLWDSPRLRSGEGS from the coding sequence ATGGGCGACGCGAGAGAGTATCTGGGCGAGTTCGAACAGGTGGTGATGCTGGCTCTCGGCCGGCTGCCCGACGGGGGGTACGGCGCCGAGATCCACGGCGAGATCCTCGACGCCACGGGGCGCGACGTGTCGATCCCCTCCGTGTACGTCACCCTCAAGCGGCTGGAGAGGAAGGCGTACGTATCGTCCCGAACGGTTCGGCCGGAAGGGGGCGGGCGGGCGGTGCGCGTCTACACTCTCGCATCGTCGGGGCTGGAGGCGCTCCACCGCTCACGCGACCTCTTCGAGCGTCTGTGGGACAGCCCCCGGCTCCGCTCCGGAGAGGGGTCGTGA
- a CDS encoding ABC transporter permease codes for MTPVAPRLARALLARLLGAEDRAFVLGDLDEAFEARCAADGVRAARRWYRRQVLHSVLPLVGSALADTAAGLPREVRQTARQLLRRPLYAAGMSGTLALGVASALALGGVAWSVWLRPLPYPDSERLVRVWERGPADSIGERDRYPVSPPLLRELGTREWTHFTGFAGVLRSTPEWIVDGDIEQLAGVSVSPGFFELLGAAPVAGRVGWSGAGEEPAAEVILTEPFWRQAFGGDPSVVGSSIDLGGVQHTIVGVVPAFAGYPDAADVAVPLHFEARQLGEGMRGARYVEVIGRLRASSTVEAGAAEFAGFLEALGVRWASHEGWSGEAVTLRADLVGPFRSVLRLLLAAGTVFLALALVNVAGLGGARALERRGETAVRVALGASGTRRLRAALLEGALLGAVGGAVALAGGGLLLRAASRWLPRDLPRTEALLPSAGQALVILALAILLGAAVVALADRVVPAGSLLLSGVRTTAGRRSSRALVVGQLALTTVLLAAGAVAVERSLALAARDVGFRAEGIWTGLIALPRSTGEGIEARRDRWTALLGALEERGLRAALSTNPPMTRSNSNYTFRRPGGGDESAFAQYAIVSPGYFQLMDVPVRGRAFQPGDTGPVTIISESLADRFFPGEDPVGATLTILEEAHEIIGVAGSTAHFGPSVPEPPMMYVSYERVNWDFAQLLVEGGAGVGAEVASVLAISVPGARPPEGTLYEAHLSEWFRPLRIQVGIVGALALVGSLLAGLGLYSAVAFNLRGRMRELGIRVALGATGARIVTGVVRGALGWSAAGLMLGFGLWWLGRGALETALGLERAAVTPTAATATALAILGLTVLAVAAPARRAASADPLDSFRAD; via the coding sequence GTGACTCCGGTTGCGCCGCGGCTGGCGCGGGCGCTGCTCGCCCGGCTGCTGGGCGCCGAAGACCGCGCCTTCGTTCTGGGCGACCTCGACGAGGCCTTCGAGGCTCGGTGTGCCGCCGACGGCGTCCGCGCCGCCCGCCGATGGTACCGCCGCCAGGTGCTTCACTCGGTCCTGCCTCTCGTCGGCAGCGCCCTCGCCGACACCGCTGCGGGGCTGCCTCGCGAGGTGCGGCAGACGGCGCGGCAACTCCTTCGTCGCCCCCTGTACGCCGCGGGCATGTCGGGCACCCTGGCCCTCGGGGTGGCGAGCGCCCTGGCGCTCGGCGGTGTGGCGTGGAGCGTCTGGCTGCGCCCCCTGCCCTATCCCGATTCGGAGCGGTTGGTGCGCGTGTGGGAGCGGGGGCCCGCCGACTCCATCGGCGAGCGCGACCGCTACCCGGTGTCGCCGCCCCTGCTGCGCGAGCTGGGCACCCGCGAGTGGACCCACTTCACCGGCTTCGCCGGGGTGCTGCGAAGCACGCCGGAGTGGATCGTGGACGGCGACATCGAGCAGCTCGCCGGGGTGAGCGTATCGCCCGGATTCTTCGAACTGCTCGGCGCCGCGCCGGTGGCGGGGCGTGTTGGGTGGAGCGGCGCTGGCGAGGAGCCGGCGGCGGAGGTGATTCTGACGGAGCCCTTCTGGCGACAGGCCTTCGGAGGAGATCCCTCGGTGGTGGGATCGTCGATCGACCTCGGTGGCGTGCAGCACACCATCGTCGGCGTGGTGCCGGCCTTCGCGGGCTACCCCGATGCAGCCGACGTCGCCGTGCCCCTGCACTTCGAAGCCCGCCAGCTCGGCGAAGGCATGCGCGGCGCCCGCTACGTGGAGGTGATCGGCCGGCTTCGTGCGTCGTCGACCGTGGAGGCCGGTGCCGCCGAGTTCGCGGGCTTCCTGGAGGCGCTCGGCGTCCGCTGGGCCTCGCACGAGGGATGGAGCGGCGAGGCGGTCACGCTGCGGGCCGATCTGGTCGGGCCCTTCCGGTCGGTGCTGCGACTCCTGTTGGCGGCCGGCACCGTCTTCCTCGCCCTCGCGCTCGTGAACGTGGCCGGTCTCGGCGGGGCACGCGCCCTCGAGCGCCGCGGCGAAACGGCGGTGCGGGTGGCTCTCGGGGCGAGTGGCACGCGACGGCTGCGTGCGGCTCTCCTCGAGGGGGCGCTTCTCGGCGCGGTCGGGGGGGCGGTGGCGCTCGCCGGGGGCGGATTGCTGCTGCGGGCCGCTTCACGATGGCTTCCCCGCGACCTGCCGCGCACCGAAGCGCTGCTTCCCTCCGCCGGGCAGGCCCTGGTCATCCTCGCGCTCGCGATCCTCCTCGGCGCCGCCGTGGTGGCCCTCGCCGATCGGGTGGTGCCGGCGGGCTCCCTCCTGCTCTCGGGGGTCCGCACCACCGCCGGCCGGCGCAGCAGCCGCGCCCTGGTGGTGGGCCAGCTGGCCCTCACCACCGTGCTCCTCGCCGCCGGGGCGGTGGCGGTCGAGCGCTCGCTGGCCCTCGCGGCGCGCGATGTCGGCTTTCGCGCGGAGGGGATCTGGACCGGTCTCATCGCCCTTCCCCGCAGCACGGGCGAGGGGATCGAGGCGCGGCGCGATCGGTGGACGGCGCTGCTCGGGGCTCTCGAGGAGCGGGGACTCCGGGCCGCCCTGTCTACGAATCCGCCGATGACGCGCTCCAACTCCAACTACACGTTCCGACGCCCCGGCGGTGGTGACGAGTCGGCGTTCGCCCAGTACGCGATCGTGTCTCCGGGCTACTTCCAGCTCATGGACGTGCCCGTGCGGGGGAGAGCCTTCCAGCCGGGCGACACCGGGCCCGTGACCATCATCTCGGAGTCGCTGGCCGATCGCTTCTTCCCGGGAGAGGACCCGGTGGGCGCGACGCTCACGATTCTCGAAGAGGCCCACGAGATCATCGGCGTGGCGGGATCGACGGCGCATTTCGGCCCGTCGGTGCCCGAGCCTCCGATGATGTACGTCTCCTACGAGCGGGTGAACTGGGACTTCGCGCAGCTGCTGGTGGAGGGGGGCGCCGGGGTGGGCGCAGAGGTGGCGTCGGTCCTGGCGATCAGCGTGCCGGGTGCCCGCCCGCCGGAGGGCACCCTCTACGAAGCGCACCTCTCGGAGTGGTTCCGCCCGCTTCGCATCCAGGTCGGCATCGTGGGTGCGCTCGCCCTGGTCGGCAGTCTGCTGGCCGGGCTCGGTCTCTACTCCGCCGTGGCCTTCAACCTCCGAGGGCGCATGCGCGAACTCGGCATCCGCGTGGCCCTCGGAGCCACCGGCGCCCGCATCGTGACCGGGGTCGTGCGCGGAGCACTCGGGTGGTCGGCTGCCGGACTGATGCTCGGGTTCGGCCTCTGGTGGCTGGGCAGGGGGGCCCTCGAGACCGCGCTCGGCCTGGAGCGCGCCGCGGTCACGCCCACCGCCGCGACCGCCACCGCGCTCGCGATCCTCGGCCTGACCGTACTGGCGGTGGCCGCCCCCGCTCGCCGGGCCGCCTCGGCCGACCCGCTCGACAGCTTCCGCGCGGACTGA
- the lon gene encoding endopeptidase La: MGERLTLPVLPLRDTVVYPGVAVPISAGRPGTVEAVQAALDGDRRLFAVAQRENVDDPEPGVLYSVGTVVRIIQTHRVRGGVQLLVQGEGRAQAISYQEDGEQMLRAVLLTMDRQEPRDLEDPAFQALDRELRDRAAELGTRRGVPAEALNQLIQGVDEPGPFADLVSFYLELPTPEKQSLLEILDDEQRMRQALVAVERELARIEAQEEIQARVQSELGERQREMLLREQLKQIQKELGEEEEQGDLDELRERIEALELGEEARHEVDRELRRLERTSPQSAEYQVIRTFLEWVIDLPWGERTEDKIDLARSAEILDDDHYGLDDVKDRVLEFLAVRKLQIERAEDSDAPTGAGEPEVDAEAEQGAASNDAASNDAEEDSASGRAPILLFVGPPGVGKTSIAQSVAKALGRKYVRMSLGGARDEADIRGHRRTYVGAMPGRIIQGMRQAKTRNPVLLLDEVDKLGVSFQGDPSSALLEVLDPAQNSTFVDHYLGVPFDLSEVLFIATANYIDRIPAPLLDRMERVDFSGYTEAEKLEIAKRYLLPRQQKENGLYDGELEVSEEGLTSVIQEYTREAGVRQLERELGKLARKVARNIAGGEEAETVGKDEIRELLGRPRVHPERMAEEDTVGVATGMFYTPMGGDIMFVEASVMPGEGGLVLTGQLGDVMKESGRAALSYAKANWKELGLVEGALKGQEVHIHVPAGAIPKDGPSAGITMATALVSALSHKRVRRDLAMTGELTLTGRVLPIGGVKEKLLGAVRAGITEIIVPRDNEADLDDLPKDVRKMLTVHLVETLDDVVALAFRSAKGGAASGTSGASRKTKSSKSGKSRKKSPPQDEAPAQA, encoded by the coding sequence ATGGGCGAGCGACTGACACTCCCCGTACTCCCCCTGCGCGACACCGTGGTGTATCCCGGTGTGGCGGTTCCGATCAGCGCCGGGCGTCCGGGTACCGTCGAGGCCGTACAGGCCGCACTCGACGGCGATCGACGGCTCTTCGCCGTGGCCCAGCGCGAGAATGTGGACGATCCCGAGCCCGGAGTCCTGTACTCCGTGGGGACCGTGGTGCGGATCATCCAGACCCACCGCGTGCGCGGGGGCGTGCAGCTCCTCGTGCAGGGAGAGGGCCGCGCGCAGGCGATCAGCTACCAGGAAGACGGCGAGCAGATGCTGCGGGCCGTTCTGCTGACCATGGATCGCCAGGAGCCGCGCGACCTCGAGGATCCCGCCTTCCAGGCCCTCGACCGCGAGCTGCGGGATCGCGCCGCGGAGCTGGGCACCCGGCGCGGCGTGCCCGCCGAGGCGCTCAATCAGCTCATTCAGGGCGTGGACGAGCCCGGGCCCTTCGCCGATCTCGTCTCCTTCTACCTCGAGCTGCCCACTCCCGAGAAGCAGTCGCTGCTCGAGATTCTCGACGACGAACAGCGCATGCGGCAGGCGCTCGTGGCCGTCGAGCGCGAGCTGGCCCGCATCGAGGCTCAGGAGGAGATTCAGGCCCGGGTGCAGTCCGAGCTGGGCGAGCGTCAGCGCGAGATGCTTCTGCGCGAGCAGCTCAAGCAGATCCAGAAGGAGCTCGGCGAAGAGGAGGAGCAGGGCGACCTCGACGAGCTGCGGGAGCGCATCGAGGCGCTGGAGCTCGGCGAGGAGGCGCGCCACGAGGTCGACCGCGAGCTGCGGCGGCTGGAGCGCACCTCTCCGCAGTCGGCCGAGTACCAGGTGATCCGCACCTTCCTGGAATGGGTGATCGATCTGCCGTGGGGCGAGCGCACCGAAGACAAGATCGACCTCGCACGCTCGGCCGAGATTCTCGACGACGACCACTACGGGCTCGACGACGTGAAGGATCGCGTGCTCGAGTTCCTGGCCGTGCGCAAGCTCCAGATCGAGCGCGCGGAGGACTCCGATGCGCCGACGGGTGCCGGGGAGCCGGAGGTCGACGCCGAGGCGGAGCAGGGCGCGGCGTCGAACGATGCGGCGTCGAACGATGCGGAGGAGGACTCCGCGTCGGGTCGCGCCCCGATTCTGCTCTTCGTCGGACCTCCCGGCGTCGGCAAGACGTCGATCGCGCAGTCGGTGGCCAAGGCGCTCGGTCGGAAGTACGTGCGGATGTCGCTCGGCGGCGCGCGCGACGAGGCCGATATCCGAGGCCATCGCCGAACCTACGTGGGTGCGATGCCCGGGCGCATCATTCAGGGCATGCGCCAGGCGAAGACCCGCAACCCCGTGCTGCTTCTCGACGAGGTCGACAAGCTGGGAGTGTCGTTCCAGGGCGACCCGAGCTCGGCGCTGCTCGAGGTGCTCGATCCGGCGCAGAACTCCACCTTCGTCGACCACTACCTCGGTGTGCCCTTCGACCTGTCGGAGGTGCTCTTCATCGCCACGGCCAACTACATCGACCGGATCCCGGCGCCGCTGCTCGACCGCATGGAGCGGGTCGACTTCAGCGGGTACACGGAGGCCGAGAAGCTCGAGATCGCCAAGCGCTATCTGCTGCCCCGGCAGCAGAAGGAGAACGGGCTGTACGACGGCGAACTCGAGGTGAGCGAAGAGGGCCTCACCTCGGTGATCCAGGAGTACACCCGCGAGGCGGGAGTGCGGCAGCTGGAGCGCGAGCTCGGCAAGCTGGCCCGCAAGGTGGCGCGCAACATCGCCGGCGGTGAAGAGGCCGAGACGGTCGGCAAGGACGAGATCCGCGAGCTGCTCGGACGGCCCCGGGTTCACCCGGAGCGGATGGCCGAGGAAGACACCGTCGGGGTGGCCACGGGCATGTTCTACACCCCCATGGGCGGCGACATCATGTTCGTGGAGGCCAGCGTCATGCCCGGAGAGGGCGGCCTGGTGCTCACCGGGCAGCTCGGCGACGTCATGAAGGAGTCGGGCCGCGCCGCGCTGAGCTACGCCAAGGCGAACTGGAAGGAGCTGGGACTCGTGGAGGGTGCGCTCAAGGGGCAGGAGGTGCACATCCACGTGCCGGCGGGAGCCATTCCGAAAGACGGACCGTCGGCGGGCATCACCATGGCCACCGCGCTGGTGTCGGCGCTCAGCCACAAGCGGGTGCGCCGCGACCTCGCCATGACTGGTGAGCTGACTCTGACCGGGCGGGTGCTGCCCATCGGCGGCGTGAAGGAGAAGCTGCTCGGCGCGGTGCGCGCGGGGATCACCGAGATCATCGTGCCGCGGGACAACGAGGCCGACCTCGACGATCTGCCGAAGGACGTGCGGAAGATGCTCACCGTGCACCTGGTGGAGACGCTCGACGACGTGGTGGCGCTGGCCTTCCGGTCGGCGAAAGGGGGCGCAGCCTCCGGAACGTCCGGCGCGAGCAGGAAGACGAAGTCGTCGAAGTCCGGCAAGTCGCGCAAGAAGTCGCCGCCGCAGGACGAGGCCCCGGCGCAGGCCTGA
- a CDS encoding MBL fold metallo-hydrolase, with protein sequence MPHQLLSGITWFRGSSIRIRRDGVEVHVDPYGGDDAASHDRPADFILLTHPHYDNFSEEDIDRLRSSETVVIAPASMKKQLTDADHFLRPGDVLQLKDFDLLAMPAYNVDKRYHPAEAGWLGYVFTLGGVTYYHAGDTDLIDAMMSVRCDVAFLPVDGHYTMNGAEAARAAELCGAEVVVPIRWSESTADEAHALAESLSIDVALLERAG encoded by the coding sequence ATGCCCCACCAACTCCTGAGCGGCATCACATGGTTCCGGGGATCGTCGATCCGGATCCGTCGTGACGGCGTGGAGGTGCACGTCGACCCGTACGGAGGCGACGACGCCGCCTCGCACGACCGGCCCGCCGACTTCATCCTGCTGACCCATCCGCATTACGACAACTTTTCGGAAGAAGACATCGACCGTCTCCGCTCCTCGGAGACGGTCGTGATCGCCCCGGCCTCGATGAAGAAGCAGCTCACCGACGCCGACCACTTCCTGCGCCCCGGCGACGTGCTCCAGCTCAAGGATTTCGACCTGCTGGCCATGCCCGCCTACAACGTGGACAAGCGGTATCATCCGGCCGAAGCGGGATGGCTCGGCTACGTGTTCACCCTCGGGGGCGTCACCTACTACCACGCGGGCGACACCGACCTCATCGACGCGATGATGTCGGTGCGTTGCGACGTGGCCTTCCTCCCCGTCGATGGACACTACACCATGAATGGAGCCGAAGCGGCGCGCGCCGCGGAACTGTGTGGAGCCGAGGTGGTGGTGCCGATCCGCTGGTCGGAGTCGACCGCCGACGAGGCGCACGCCCTCGCGGAGTCGCTCTCGATCGACGTCGCGCTGCTGGAGAGAGCCGGATGA
- the ggt gene encoding gamma-glutamyltransferase has product MTGRAGVAAGSWAAVVALVALAACSPAERSAAEGSGATDATSATSAAAPLPVAGRSTVYAPHGLVATSQPLATTAALRILEEGGNAFDAAVAASAVLSLVEPHMTGLGGDLFAIFWSAEEGRVVGLDASGRAGARMTPEQIAADGFDRVPYQGPGSVTVPGAIAGWAALLDRYGSRSLAEVVAPAIELAEDGFPVSPIIAGQWSDLVDLLSDDAGATATYLVDGGTRTPEAGEWFRNPDFAASLRMIAEQGPSAMYGGPLGQRIVAHLDTVGGYLTNDDMAAMEVRWVEPLSVDYRGWTVHELPPAGQGIAALQMLEMLESYDLAAMGHNSPEYLHHLIEAKKLAFADLDRYVSDPDHLEIDPMQLLAPAYVEERRGLIDAGVAREEVEPGAAAQQSETVFLVVADDEGNQIAFIHSIYEYFGSGVVAPGTGFVLQNRGAGFTLEEGHPNRVAPGKLPFHTLIPGFVTRDGEPYMAFGVMGGSMQPQGHVQLILNMLDFGMEPQAAVDAARFRHLGGLRVAIENVTPELRSALEGLGHQITDDWTRTAFGGAQVVVRLDGGGWAGASDARKDGMAAGH; this is encoded by the coding sequence ATGACGGGGCGTGCGGGAGTCGCGGCCGGATCCTGGGCCGCCGTCGTCGCCCTGGTGGCACTGGCCGCCTGCAGCCCCGCCGAGCGCTCGGCCGCCGAGGGCTCGGGCGCGACCGACGCCACCTCCGCCACATCCGCCGCCGCGCCGCTGCCCGTGGCCGGCCGCTCCACCGTGTACGCCCCGCACGGCCTCGTGGCCACGAGCCAGCCGCTGGCCACCACGGCGGCGCTGCGGATCCTGGAGGAGGGGGGCAACGCCTTCGACGCCGCGGTCGCCGCCTCGGCGGTGCTCTCGCTGGTCGAGCCGCACATGACGGGGCTCGGCGGCGACCTCTTCGCCATCTTCTGGTCGGCGGAGGAAGGCCGCGTGGTCGGGCTCGACGCCTCGGGCCGCGCCGGCGCGCGCATGACGCCCGAGCAGATCGCCGCCGACGGGTTCGACCGGGTGCCCTACCAGGGCCCGGGCTCGGTGACGGTGCCCGGGGCAATCGCGGGATGGGCCGCCCTGCTCGACCGCTACGGCAGCCGGTCGCTGGCCGAGGTGGTGGCGCCCGCGATCGAGTTGGCGGAAGACGGCTTCCCGGTGTCGCCGATCATCGCCGGGCAGTGGTCCGATCTCGTCGATCTGCTCTCCGACGACGCCGGCGCGACGGCGACCTACCTGGTCGACGGCGGCACCCGCACCCCCGAGGCCGGCGAGTGGTTTCGCAATCCCGACTTCGCCGCCTCGCTCCGCATGATCGCCGAGCAGGGTCCGTCGGCCATGTACGGCGGCCCGCTCGGCCAGCGCATCGTCGCGCACCTCGACACGGTGGGCGGCTACCTCACCAACGACGACATGGCCGCGATGGAGGTGCGCTGGGTGGAGCCGCTCAGCGTGGACTACCGCGGCTGGACCGTGCACGAGCTGCCCCCGGCGGGTCAGGGCATCGCCGCCCTCCAGATGCTCGAGATGCTCGAGTCGTACGACCTGGCCGCGATGGGTCACAACTCGCCCGAGTACCTGCACCACCTGATCGAGGCCAAGAAGCTGGCCTTCGCCGATCTCGACCGGTACGTGTCGGACCCCGACCACCTCGAGATCGACCCGATGCAGCTGCTCGCGCCCGCGTACGTGGAGGAGCGTCGCGGCCTGATCGACGCCGGTGTGGCGCGCGAGGAGGTCGAGCCGGGCGCCGCCGCGCAGCAGAGCGAGACGGTGTTCCTGGTGGTGGCCGACGACGAGGGCAACCAGATCGCCTTCATCCACTCGATCTACGAGTACTTCGGCTCGGGCGTGGTGGCGCCCGGCACCGGGTTCGTGCTGCAGAACCGCGGCGCCGGCTTCACCCTCGAGGAGGGCCACCCCAACCGCGTGGCTCCCGGCAAGCTCCCCTTCCACACCCTGATCCCGGGCTTCGTCACGCGCGACGGCGAGCCGTACATGGCCTTCGGGGTGATGGGCGGATCGATGCAGCCGCAGGGACACGTGCAGCTGATCCTGAACATGCTCGACTTCGGCATGGAGCCGCAGGCGGCGGTCGACGCGGCGCGCTTCCGGCATCTGGGGGGACTCCGCGTGGCCATCGAGAACGTCACGCCCGAACTCCGGTCGGCGCTCGAGGGGCTCGGCCACCAGATCACCGACGACTGGACCCGCACGGCCTTCGGCGGCGCGCAGGTGGTGGTCCGCCTGGACGGCGGCGGCTGGGCCGGCGCCTCCGACGCCCGCAAGGATGGCATGGCCGCGGGCCACTGA
- a CDS encoding NUDIX hydrolase — translation MIPFDRLPPGFAESIDNPPADPVHPRPAATVVLLRDGDDGPEVLLLRRVRSSGFVPGAYVFPGGRVDADDSSAALLARWHGPDPATVAERMGLDADASPPAMAYVLASLREAFEETGLLLARDADGVSVASAANDEVMAAAQGRLLTDDDLFAPVLEQLDATLRGDAVAYIAHWITPVVEPRRYDTRFFAAAVEGDSEVAINPAEMTDAVWLTPERALERHREGTLPMVFPTVHTIEGLAGFDSAAGIIAEYRRRDVPPILPRLVRTELGVGLEID, via the coding sequence GTGATCCCCTTCGACCGGCTGCCTCCCGGCTTCGCCGAGTCCATCGACAACCCGCCGGCCGACCCCGTGCACCCCCGCCCCGCCGCCACGGTCGTGCTCCTGCGCGACGGCGACGACGGCCCCGAGGTGCTGCTGCTCCGGCGGGTGCGGTCGTCGGGCTTCGTGCCCGGTGCCTACGTCTTTCCGGGCGGGCGGGTGGACGCCGACGACTCGTCGGCGGCGCTGCTCGCGCGCTGGCACGGCCCCGACCCGGCCACCGTGGCCGAGCGGATGGGGCTCGATGCCGACGCGTCGCCGCCCGCCATGGCCTACGTGCTCGCCTCGCTGCGGGAGGCCTTCGAGGAGACGGGGCTGCTGCTCGCGCGCGATGCCGACGGGGTGTCGGTGGCCTCGGCCGCCAACGACGAGGTGATGGCCGCCGCCCAGGGGCGCCTGCTTACCGACGACGACCTGTTCGCGCCGGTGCTCGAGCAGCTCGACGCCACCCTGCGCGGCGACGCCGTGGCCTACATCGCCCACTGGATCACCCCGGTGGTCGAGCCGCGCCGCTACGACACGCGCTTCTTCGCGGCGGCGGTGGAGGGGGACTCCGAGGTGGCCATCAACCCCGCGGAGATGACCGACGCCGTGTGGCTCACCCCCGAGCGGGCGCTGGAGAGGCATCGCGAGGGCACGCTGCCGATGGTCTTTCCGACGGTGCACACCATCGAGGGGCTGGCCGGCTTCGACAGTGCGGCGGGGATCATCGCCGAGTACCGCCGGCGCGACGTGCCGCCGATCCTGCCCCGACTGGTGCGCACCGAGCTGGGCGTGGGGCTCGAGATCGACTGA